The region AAGAAGAGCAGCACGGGGAACCAGAAGTGCTTCGCGCATGCCGTCGCCACGATAGAGTACCCGGGCAAACATTCCTGAACGGAAACCGGATTTTTCACTGTTCTTAAGCACCACCTCTACCCTATAGGTGTGATCACGTCCCGCTTTGTCACTTACCGAACCTACTCTGCCGCTGAAACGCTCAGCCGGATAGAGATCAGATGTTACCGTCAAAGCGACTCCCGGAGTGAACTTGATGATATCGCGTTCAGAGACAAAAACAATGATTTTCACACTCGACAGATCAACCATATGGGCAACCTTCATCCCCTCATGCACCAGCTCACCCTGTTCAACAAAACGCGAACTCACAACGCCTGAAAAAGGGGCCTTGATCCTTGAATTGCTGAATTTCCGGCTGGCCGCCACAAACTCGGCTTCAGCACCTTCACTCTGAAGCTGCACCGCTTCCAGGGCGGAAAGAGCAACCGCGCCTTCACGGTAGAGGGTAGTGTATCGCTCAACATTTTTTTTAGCCTGTCTGTAGTTCAGCTCTGCCTGCTTGTGGCGGGCAGAGGCAAGCTCATCATCAATCTGAAAAAGCCCCTCGCCGATCTTTTTTTGCGCTCCGGGTTCAGCAGAAACCTTTCTTACCAGCCCCCCCGTTTCCGAAAAAATATCCGCTTCCCTGATTGCTTCAACCGTACCGGTCATGCTCAGGCTGTCTCTGAGAGCCGCTTTGGAAATTCGGGTTACCGAAACAGGAATACGGTCAAAAAAAAGCTTTGACTCCACTTTTTTTGGCTCACGGCGCTGCATAAATACAAAAAAAGCAAGAAGCAGCAGAAGAAACAGAAAAACAGAAAGCGGCTTGTTTTTCATCAGCCTTCCGGCTGTTGATCGAACATTCTTCATTGTTCAGAATTCATCAGATGGTCATGGGCAAGATCGGCATACGTTTCGTGACGAAAGCTTTCCTGGCCCCTTAAATTCATGAAATACTATCATCTCTTTTGATTTTCAAGATAAAAAAAGCGAACCGGAGTTCGCTTTTTTTATCACAATCTATCCGAAAAATCCGCCCGGGGAACACCGGAGGGAAAAAGCTTTAACCGGCATCAGCTCAACAGAAATGGGTTGCAATTGAACAGGAGATATCAGCTGCCGCCTTGACATGCTCAATAACGGAAAGGATACCGGTAAGATTGGTTATGTTCTGGTCATTCACCGATGCCTTTATCTTCGCCACCGCACTGTCGAAAAGGGTCTGGATCTCTTTCATCATGACCAGCGTTTCACTTGCATGTTTGGCATTGCCGCTGACGAAGGCTTCCACAGACTTCTTGATCATCTCTGCGGTAATGTCACCCATCGGCTTAAGACCGTACTCATCCTTATGCAGCTCCTGAACATTGGCAAACTGCACGTACTCG is a window of Candidatus Chlorobium masyuteum DNA encoding:
- a CDS encoding efflux RND transporter periplasmic adaptor subunit — its product is MKNVRSTAGRLMKNKPLSVFLFLLLLLAFFVFMQRREPKKVESKLFFDRIPVSVTRISKAALRDSLSMTGTVEAIREADIFSETGGLVRKVSAEPGAQKKIGEGLFQIDDELASARHKQAELNYRQAKKNVERYTTLYREGAVALSALEAVQLQSEGAEAEFVAASRKFSNSRIKAPFSGVVSSRFVEQGELVHEGMKVAHMVDLSSVKIIVFVSERDIIKFTPGVALTVTSDLYPAERFSGRVGSVSDKAGRDHTYRVEVVLKNSEKSGFRSGMFARVLYRGDGMREALLVPRAALLTGIRNPEVFVVRNGKAFLRKIVAGLELQKSVEVVSGLEEGDSVVISGQDELRDGFDVAVVTGKQTTPRK